In one Halanaerobium saccharolyticum subsp. saccharolyticum DSM 6643 genomic region, the following are encoded:
- a CDS encoding cytidylate kinase family protein — protein sequence MQIITISRQTASGGEEVAQELANRLGLQLIDRKYVLKEWLPEVADEHQLHMLEQSSKFYTKILNPNDKQDKQISFAGYIAQKLKKQSKTTNLIVLGLGSQIIFKNNPYALHFKIVASEEYRCKQLKKNYGLHHNEAIRELELADRKHRRYVWRIHNKDWEQTTLYHLTLNMDGLSLEESLSIIMNIVDLKKENPQALNNKIIKEKKVENNSQRNFGHESEKEFAKILDMHHIKWEYEPSEFPLEWDPEGNVIMAFRPDFYLSEHKTYVELTTMKRKYTTEKNKKVRLLQELYPHINIKIVYKKDFEQLAEKFELNGSDK from the coding sequence ATGCAAATAATAACAATTTCAAGGCAAACAGCAAGTGGTGGTGAAGAAGTTGCCCAAGAGCTAGCGAATCGTCTTGGTTTACAATTAATTGACCGCAAATATGTATTAAAAGAATGGCTGCCTGAGGTTGCTGATGAACATCAGCTTCACATGCTCGAGCAAAGTTCAAAATTTTATACTAAGATTTTGAATCCAAACGATAAACAAGATAAACAGATTAGTTTTGCCGGCTATATTGCTCAAAAATTAAAGAAACAATCCAAAACTACAAACTTAATTGTTTTAGGATTGGGTTCTCAAATAATATTTAAAAATAATCCTTATGCTCTTCATTTTAAAATAGTCGCTTCTGAAGAATATCGCTGCAAGCAGTTGAAAAAAAATTATGGTCTGCATCATAATGAAGCAATTAGAGAACTTGAATTGGCAGACCGTAAACACCGCCGCTACGTCTGGAGAATACATAATAAAGACTGGGAACAAACAACTCTTTATCACCTGACATTAAATATGGATGGTCTCAGTCTAGAAGAAAGCCTATCAATCATAATGAATATTGTTGATCTAAAAAAGGAAAACCCTCAAGCTCTAAATAACAAAATAATAAAAGAAAAAAAGGTTGAAAATAACAGTCAAAGAAACTTTGGTCATGAAAGTGAAAAGGAATTTGCTAAAATACTGGATATGCATCATATTAAATGGGAATATGAACCCAGTGAATTCCCTTTAGAATGGGATCCAGAGGGAAATGTGATCATGGCCTTTAGACCAGATTTCTATCTAAGTGAACACAAAACTTATGTTGAACTGACAACAATGAAACGAAAGTATACTACTGAAAAAAACAAAAAAGTAAGGCTGCTGCAGGAACTATACCCCCACATTAACATCAAGATTGTTTATAAAAAGGATTTTGAGCAGCTGGCAGAAAAGTTTGAACTTAATGGGAGTGATAAATAA